A genomic stretch from Nilaparvata lugens isolate BPH chromosome 8, ASM1435652v1, whole genome shotgun sequence includes:
- the LOC111044871 gene encoding prolyl 4-hydroxylase subunit alpha-1-like translates to MLESLKQLEQEGNRAKIKRWQMLEYLAYFTYMQGNVQSVSQMTEELLSIVPNHDCWISKAELLEESEHPSIKLLSRRVEHMASLNMATAERLKVINYCINGNLPHYDTLPVINRDENFRILELNNGNRLRIATVMFYMSDVAQGGATVFLLLKLALWPQKGTAVFWHILTLVERLTLPHCMPAVLCWPAPNGWPTSGFTNEARNLHGRVRCKKRLELVLIQLVQV, encoded by the exons ATGCTGGAATCGCTCAAACAACTTGAACAGGAGGGGAATCGAGCCAAAATAAAACGCTGGCAGATGCTGGAGTACCTGGCCTATTTCACTTATATGCAAGGCAACGTGCAATCCGTGTCGCAGATGACCGAAGAACTGCTGTCTATAGTTCCAAATCATGA CTGTTGGATCAGCAAGGCAGAGTTGCTGGAGGAGTCCGAACATCCATCCATCAAGCTACTGAGTCGGCGTGTCGAGCACATGGCCTCTCTCAACATGGCCACTGCTGAGAGGCTGAAAGTGATCAATTACTGCATTAACGGAAACTTACCGCATTACGACACATTACCAGTAATAAATAGGGATGAAAACTTCAGAATATTGGAGTTAAACAATGGTAATAGGCTTCGAATAGCTACAGTGATGTTCTACATGAGTGATGTGGCACAGGGAGGGGCAACAGTGTTTCTATTACTGAAGCTTGCCCTGTGGCCGCAGAAGGGAACAGCAGTGTTTTGGCACATCCTCACCTTGGTGGAGAGGTTGACTCTGCCACACTGCATGCCGGCTGTCCTGTGCTGGCCGGCTCCAAATGGGTGGCCAACAAGTGGATTTACAAACGAGGCGAGGAATTTACATGGCCGGGTGCGCTGCAAAAAGAGACTCGAGCTGGTACTCATCCAGCTGGTACAG